TGCCATTGTGCGGGTCCAGAATCTTGCCATTGGCCCAGGTATCGCCGTCTTTCTTCAGGCCCCACAGAATGGTCATGCCATTCACCGGTTTGCCTTTGCGTTCACCATCGCATGCTTCGCACACGACATCCGGGTTCTGGTACAGCTTGACGATTTTGCCGGACAGCTCGCCATTGGCTCCTTCGGCAATCTGTACCACGGCCTTGGCTTGCTTGGTATCGTCGTCGATAGTCTTCCAACTGCCGATCGGGCTATCAGCCAGTGCGGCATGCGAAAAAGCGGTGAAGCCCAGGGCCACGACAGCGGCTTTCCACAATGTGCTCATGATGTTTTCCTCGTGTTGTCTGTCTTTTTTGAAACGCTAGTTTGGAGCTGCGGCTCTAGGATGCCAAGGGGCTGGCTAACCGTCAAGCATGGCTCCGGCTCACAAGACAAATTCACCACGCGCCACAGGAATGACGCGACCGCCGACATAAATACGACGCTGCCCATCCACAGTCAAGTGCAACACATTGGGGCGTTGTAGCACCGCTCCCTGCTCCACTCTCCACTGCAGGGGATAACGCTGATGCAGGCTGCACCATCCCCCAAGATTGGCACAGGCCGAGCCGGTGCCAGGGTCTTCCAGCACCGCGCCATCCTGCTCGAAAAACAGCCGCACCGTGGCCAGCTTGTCCGCTTCATGCCACAGATAGGCAACACTGCGCCCCGGCCGCAGGCAGGCATCGCGGGCAAACAGCGCCGGAACCGGCCGCGCGGCCAGCACCGCGGCACGGCTACTGGCCTGAATCAGCAGCTGCTCACTGCCGGTATCCAGCCAGCTGGGCGGTGCGGCTATGGCGGCGGCAGGCAAACCCAGCATGGCTGCTGCCGCGTCGATGGCAAGCCCGGCATCACGTTCGTGCGCCGGATTCGCCTGCAAGGTAAACAGGCCATCCTGATGCGCGATGGGAATTACCCCTGCTTTAGTTTCCAGTGTGAAGGCATCGCCAAGTCCCTGTTGGCGATACAGCACTGCGGCAGCCCCCAGGGTTGGGTGGCCGGCAAATGGCAGCTCATGTGCAGGCGTAAAAATGCGCAAACGCGCGTTGGCTTGCGTCGAGGGCAAGACAAAAACCGTTTCCGACAGGTTCAACTGCCGGGCCAGTGCTTGCATGGATACATCCGGCAAGCTGCGTGCATCGGTAAATACGGCCAGCGGATTACCACCAAAGGTAGTCTCGGCAAACACATTGACGATTTCAAAAGCATGGCTTGGCATGGTCATCTCGCATCATGGAATACAGGCAGCATCCTGCAAGGCCTGTTGCTGGCTGGCAAGCCGCTCCTGTAAACGCAGTGTTTGCCGGGCAGAACGACTGCGCTGTAACTGCCCTTGCAGCTTGTGCTGGCGACTACGCAGCTGATTACAGATTTTCAGCGCCTGCTGCAGCTGGCGCTGTGTTTTATGCTGCTCCCGCTGCAACTGCCGCTCCTGCCAAGTTGGCTGCTTTTGCTGCAGTTTGACAATATCCAGTTGGTAAGGCTCGCGGCTGATCTGGCTGAAATAGCCTCTCTTCAGAGTATGGGCCACATGATCTGCCGGACAGGGATGGTCCTGATAGCTGTGCTGCCCGGAGGGGCTGATACATTTGAATACGGCAGCCTGCAGCACCGTCGACAACGACAGCCCGCACAGCAGGGAAATAAGGCGGCGATACATGGTCAGCACTCCAGCAGAGGGATTCGGCCCCCAGATGAAAGCCGATTCCCCCGGTACTGGCTGCTGCGCCATCAGTCAGGATGATGCACACAATAAAAAACAGGCGATCAAAATCGCCTGTTTCTGCGGTAATCGGGCGAAAAATCAGCCCAGGAAGAGCACCGCTTCCGCTTCCACTTGCACACCCTTGGGCAGGCTGGCCACGCCAACGGCGGCGCGTGCCGGGTAAGGCTGGCTGAAATATTGGCCCATGATTTCGTTAAAGGTGGCGAAATTGGACAGGTCGGTCAGGTAGGCATTGAGCTTGACGATCTGGTCCAGGCTGCCACCGGCGGCTTCGCACACGGCTTTCAGGTTCTTGAACACCTGATGGGTTTCGGCGGCAAAACCACCTTCCACCACGGTCATGGTGGCCGGGTCCAGCGGAATCTGGCCGGACAGGTAAACGGTGTTGCCAGCCTTCACAGCCTGAGAGTAAGCGCCGATGGCGGCCGGTGCATCTGCAGTGTGGATGATTTCTTTGGTCATTTACTGATCTCCGTCCCCGAGAAACAGGGTTAACAGGTCATTGAGAAAACGTTGCCCCTGCAAAGTGGGGCGAATGGTGGTGGCATCCTGCTCCAGCAATCCTTGCTGGATGGCCTGCTGCAATTCATTGCGGATACAGGATACAGGCAAACCGGTACGCTCGGTGAACAGCCGCGTTTCAAAGCCGCCGGTCAGCCGCAGCAGATTCATCATGAACTCGAACGGCAGCTCGTCGCGCTTCACCTTGCGGCTGCTTTGCACCGGCTGGCCATCGGCCACTGCCTGGATATAGGCCGCAGGTTGCTTGTGCCGCATTTCCCGCACGATGCCTTCGTGACTGCTGATCTTGCCGTGCGCGCCGGCACCAATGCCCAGATAGTCGCCAAACTGCCAGTAATTGACGTTATGACGGCTGCGCTTGCCGGGCCGGGCAAAGGCCGAGGTTTCATAATGTTCGAAACCGGCAGCGGCCAATCGTGCTTCGATGGCATCCTGCATGTCGGCGGACACTTCATCATCCGGCAGGTTTTGCGGCGTGCGCACAGCGTACAGCGTGTTCGGTTCGATGGTGAGGTGGTAAGCCGACAAGTGAGTGATGCCATGCGACAAGGCGGTGTCGATATCCTGCAGTGCCTGTTCCAGCGTCTGACCAGGCAAGGCATACATCAGGTCCAGATTGACGTTGTCAAAGCAGGACAGCGCGATGTCGATGGCACGGCGCGCCTCGTCACCATCGTGAATCCGCCCCAATACTTGCAGGTGTTGCGGGTTGAAGCTCTGGATGCCGATAGACAGGCGGTTGATGCCGGCTTCGCGGTAGCCACGGAATTTTTCCGCCTCGAAGGTGCCGGGGTTGGCTTCCATGGTGATTTCCGCTTCCGGCGACAGCCGCAGCCGGGCACGAATACCCGCCAGCAGGGTGTCCATGGCCTGCGCCGAAAACAGGCTGGGTGTACCTCCGCCCATGAAGATGGTGCTGACACTGCGGCCCCAGATGGCGGGCAGGCTGTATTCCAGATCGCGCAGCAGGGTTTCCACATAGGCCATTTCATCGAAACCACCGCTGGCGACGCCAGCTTGCGGGTTCCACTGTACGGTCTGGCCATTACCGCTTTTCAGCTCGTGCGAGTTGAAATCGCAGTACGGGCATTTGCGCACGCACCAGGGGAAATGGATATACAGCGACAGCGGCGGCAGTTCGCGCAGGCCGCCCTTCAGCCCGGACAGGTCAATCACGCTCATGCCAGCTCACGCAGTTTGCTCAGCATGGCCTGCATGGCCTTGCCGCGATGGCTGACACGGTTCTTGTCCTCGGCTGCCAGTTGGGCGACGGTGCAGCCGAATTCTGGCAGGTAGAAGTAGGGGTCATAGCCAAAACCGCCCTCGCCTGCTGCGGTATCCTGCACTTCGCCCAGCCACATGCCGTCGGCCACCAGTGGTTGCGGGTCGTCGGCATGGCGTACCAGCACCAGCACGCAGTAATACCAGGCGCGGCGATTGTCCTTGCCTTGCAGCTTTTCGATCAGCTTGGCGTTATTGCGCTCGTCCGACTTGGGCTCGCCGGCATAGCGTGCTGACAATACACCCGGCTTGCCGCCCAGCGCTTCCACGCAGATGCCGGAGTCGTCGGCCAGCGCCGGCAGGCCGGTGACATGGCTGGCATGACGGGCTTTTTCCAGCGCATTTTCCAGAAAGGTGTAATGCGGCTCCGGGCATTCCGGCACATTGAGTTGCCCTTGCGGGATGACGGTGACACCCAGCGGTGCCAGCAGGGCGGAAAATTCACGCAGCTTGCCAGCGTTATTGCTGGCGAGAACCAGTTTGTCGAACATGTGGATTCATCCTGTTGCGTACAGCGCAGAACAGCAGGGTAAGCGGCCAACCATGCCGCGTCCACCCTGCTGTCAGCACGGATTATTCGGTGTCGGACACGCGGGACGGCATGGCCGCCAATGCCTGCAACAGCAGGCCTTCGTCAGCACCATCCAACAGCTTGGCATCGGACAGCATGCGTCGCCACTGGCGCGCGCCCGGCATGCCCTGGAACAGACCGAGTATATGGCGGGCAATATTACGCAGCTTGTGGCCCTCGGCCAGACGGGCGCGGATATAGGGCAGCATGGCTTCCACCACCTGCTGGCGGGTCACCGCGGTGCTGTCATCACCATAGAAAGCAGCATCCCACTCGGCCATCAGCCAGGGGTTGTGATAAGCCTCGCGCCCCACCATCACCCCATCGACATGGCGCAGGTGCTCAGCGATTTCGGCATTGGTCTTGACGCCACCGTTGATCAGGATTTCCAGCTCGGGACGCTCCTGCTTCAGCCGGTAGACATAATCGTATTTCAGCGGCGGGATTTCGCGGTTTTCCTTGGGGCTGAGACCCTTGAGGATGGCATTGCGCGCATGCACGATAAAGGTGTTGCAACCGGCGGCAGCCACCTGATCAACAAAATCGGCCAGATAGTCATAATGCTCAATCTGGTCGATACCGATACGGTGTTTGACGGTGACATCGATATCCACCACATCCCGCATGGCCTTGACGCAGTCGGCCACCAGTTGCGGCTCTGCCATCAGGCAGGCACCGAAGGCACCCTTCTGGACCCGCTCGGACGGGCAGCCGACATTCAGGTTGACCTCGTCGTAACCCCACTGTTGCGCCAGCCGCGCGCACTGCGCCAGCTCGGACGGCTCGGAACCGCCCAGTTGCAGGGCCACCGGGTGTTCGGCTTCGTCAAAGCGCAGGTGCCGCTCCACATCGCCATACAGCAGCGCGCCGGTGGTGACCATTTCGGTATACAGCCAGGTGTGGCGGCTGATTTGCCGGGCAAAGTAGCGGTAATGGCGGTCGGTCCAGTCCAGCATGGGGGCTACGGACAGACGGCGTGAGGGCAATACAGGCTTGGTGGCATTCATCGTGGTCAGGGCAAGTGAACCCGGCCTTGCAGGCCAGGGTGCATCAGAGGGCAGCGGCTGCTGACATGCTGCAAAAACAGAGACTTAACAGGGCGCACATTATCCGGCGCGCTCTGGTGCAGGGTCAAGCCTGCTCATGGTCAAAGCCGGCGGGCAAAGAAAAACCTCCGCGGCAGACTGGCTGCTGGCGGAGGCTTGATCTGACATGAGCAGGGCTCAGAGCATCCAGCCGATATGCGCCGGCACCTGGCCATCCACCGCCATCATCACCGACAGTGCGGTCACGGTGATGATGGAGAAGAAGAACACCTGACGCGCCCAGACGCGGTCGTCAGTGCTTTCCTTGTAACCGGACAGCGCCATCTTCAGCCACCACAGGCTGGTGGCACAGGCCACCGCCAGATAGCCATAACCGGCATAGCCGTAGAACACCAGCAGCAGTGTCGCCACGGCAAAGGCCAGGATGTACAGCACGATCTGCTGCTTGGCCTCGGAGATGCCCTTCACGACCGGCAGCACCGGAATCTTCGCCGCTTCGTAATCCTTGAAGCGGAAGATGGCGATGGCGTAGGAGTGCGGCATCTGCCACAGGCAGAACATCAGCAGCAGGATGGCAGCACCGCTGTCAAAGCGGCCACTGGCGGCACAGTAACCCGCCACCGGCGGTACTGCACCGGACAGGCTGCCCACCAGGGTGCCGTAAACCGACTTGCGCTTCATGTACAGGCTGTACACGCCGACATAGATCAGGAAACCGAACAGCGCACAGCACAAGGCCAGGATGTTGGTCCAGATCGCCAGCGTGGCAAAGCCGGCCACGCCCAGCACAAAACCGTGGGCCAGTGCCGCCTTGGGACTCATGTCGCCGGTCACCAGCACCCGTTTCTGGGTGCGGGCCATACGCGCGTCGATATCGCGGTCGATGCAGTTGTTGATGGCGCAGCCGGAGGCCACCACCAGCGACAGCCCCACTACCGTGGCCAGCAACAGGGTCCAGTCCAGACGACCCTGTGTTGCCAGCAAGAAACCACCCACGGTAGAAATGAGGTTGCCGAAGATGATGCCCGGCTTGGTCACCTGCAAATAGCGCTTGAGTTTCATCACGTCCCGGCTCAGCGCAACATCAGCGCATCGGCGGTGGAGATGATCCACACCGACAGGCCAACCAGCATCACGATGATCATCGCGGTGAACAGGAAGGAGAAGCTGTTGAGCTTGCCGTCCTTGGTAAAGTTCAGATGCAGGAAGTACTTGAGGTGCACGATGATCTGCACCACGGCGAAGCCGAAGATGCCGATCATGGTGGCCTGCTTGGTGAAGCCACCGCTCATCACCATCCAGAACGGGATGGCGGTGAGGATGATGGCCAGCACAAAACCGGTGAGGTAGCTTTTTACACTGCCGTGGTCGGCAGCGTGTTCATGAGCCTGACTCATTACATGGCTCCTTTCAGGTACACGACGGTGAAGACGCAAATCCACACGATGTCGAGGAAGTGCCAGAACAGGCTGAGGCAGTTCAGACGGGTCATGGCGCGGCCGGTCAGGCCGGTCTTGGCCACTTCGAACATCATCACCGTCATCCACAGCAGGCCGGCGGTCACGTGCAGGCCGTGCAAGCCCACCAGACCGAAGAAGGACGACAGGAAGGCGCTGACATTCGGGCCATGGCCTTCGGCGATCAGGTGGTGAAACTCGTTCACTTCCATGCCGATGAACACCGCACCGCAGGCAAAGGTGACCGCCAGCCAGCCCAGCACGGCCGACTTGTTGCCCTTGTAACCGGCAATCATGGCAAAGCCGTAGGTGATGGAGGACAGCAGCAGGGCTGCGGTTTCACCCATCACATAAGGCAGCTCGAAGATTTCCTTGCCCGAAACACCGGTGGCAACGTTGCGGTACAGCACCGCGTATGCCGCAAAAGCGGTGGCGAACAGGATGCAGTCGGTCATCAGATAGAACCAGAAGCCCAGCACGGTCTGCGAACCGCTGTCGTGGTGCTCGTGGTCGTCATGCGCGTCGTGCGCGTGCTCTACATAAGTACTCATCTTGGCTCAACCTATTAAGCGGTAGTGGTGGGACGGCTGCCACGACGCGGCTTGTCGGCATCGCGTTCGGTGTAGTTGTCCACATCAATGCCCATCTGCTCGAAGTGGGCACGCTCGATTGTTTCGACCTCATCCGGCTGCACGTAGTAGTCCAGATTGTTGTCGTAGGCACGGGCCAGCATGGCGCCGATGATGCCGACCAGGCCGACAATCGCCAGCCACCAGATATGCCAGATCAGGGCAAAACCCAGCAGGGTGGTGAAGCCGCCGATGTACACGCCGGTGGCGGTATTGCTCGGCATGTGAATCGGTGCGTACTTCTGCGGCACCTTGTAGGCTTCGCCCTTTTCCTTCATGTCGGTGAAGGCGTCGATATCATGCACATGCGGCACGACAGCAAAGTTGTAGAACGGCGGCGGGGAGGAAGTGGACCATTCCAGGGTATGGCCATTCCACGGGTCGCCGGTCACGTCGGCCAGTTTCTTACGGTCGCGGATGCTCACCACGATCTGCAGCAGCTGGCAGCCGATACCGCAGGCAATCAGCACGGCACCCACGCAGGCGATGTACAGCCACGGGTCCCAAGCCGGATTGTCGGTATGGTTCAGACGACGGGTCATGCCCAGGAAGCCCAGGATGTACAGCGGGATAAAGGCAAACATGAAGCCGCTCTGCCAGAACCAGAAGGCTGCCTTGCCCAGCTTTTCATTCAGCTTGAAGCCGAAGGCCTTGGGGAACCAGTAGGAGAAACCAGCCAGATAGCCGAATACCGCGCCACCGATGATGGTGTTGTGGAAGTGGGCAATCAGGAACAGGCTGTTGTGCAGCACGAAGTCGGCACCCGGAACGGCCATCAGCACGCCGGTCATGCCGCCGATGGAGAAGGTCACCATGAAGCCCATGGTCCACAATACCGGCGGGGTAAAGCGGATACGACCCTGATACATGGTAAACAGCCAGTTGAACAGCTTCACGCCGGTGGGCACCGAAATCACCATGGTGGCGATACCGAAGAAGGCGTTGACGTCCGCACCGGAACCCATGGTGAAGAAGTGGTGCAGCCACACCATGAAGCCCAGCACCGAAATCACGCCACTGGCGATGATCATGGAAGTGTGGCCAAACAGGCGCTTGCCGGAGAAGGTGGAGATGACTTCGGAGAAGATACCGAAAGCCGGCAGCACCAGAATGTAAACTTCAGGATGGCCCCAGGCCCAGAACAGGTTCAGGTACATCATGGCGTTGCCACCGGCTTCCGCGGTAAAGAAGTGGAAGTCCAGGTAGCGGTCCAGGCTCAGCATGGCCAGGGCGCCGGTCAGGATGGGGAAGGAAGCCACGATCAGCACGTTGGCCCAGGTGCAGGTCCAGGTGAAGATCGGCATTTGCATCAGCTTCATGCCCGGTGCGCGCATCTTGATGATGGTCACCAGGAAGTTGATCGCCGTTAGCGTCGTCCCTATCCCGGATATCTGTAGCGCCCAGGTGTAGTAATCCACCCCCACATCAGGACTGAAGCCCAGCTCGGACAGCGGCGGATAGGCCACCCAGCCGGTACGGGCAAAGTTGCCCACACCCAGCGACAGGTTGACCAGGATCACCGCCGACACCAGCAGCCAGAAGCTCAGCGAGTTCAGGAAGGGGAAGGCCACGTCGCGCGCGCCAATCTGCAGCGGCACCACGATATTCATCAGGCCGGTCATGAACGGCATGGCCATGAAGATGATCATGATCACACCGTGCGCGGTGAAGATCTGGTCGTAGTGTTCTGGCGGGAATACCCCCAGATGCCCGTCGGTGGCCATGGCCAGCTGGGCACGCATCATCAGTGCATCGGCAAAGCCACGCAACAGCATGACCATGGCGACGATGATGTACATCACGCCAATCTTCTTGTGGTCGACCGAGGTCAGCCACTCTTTCCACAGATAGCCCCACTTGCCGAATTTGGTAATGAGTGCCATCACCAGCAGGCCCATCAGGCCGGCGCCGGACAGCGCGGCGACGATGATGGGTTCCTTGTAGGGGATGGCATCCAGAGTCAGTTTGCCTAACAACATCGATTATTGCTCCTTGACGGCCGGGGTTTCGCACAGACGCTTGGTCAGTGCCGCCAGCTTCAGTTCGTCGTCCGTGGCAGCCAGCGACTGGCGACCTGCCATGTATTTGTGCAGCACGGCATCAAACAGACGCGGTTCAGGCGTATTGAAGAAGGCCACGGCATTGTTTTCGCTCGGCTTGGACAGGGCGAGGTAAGTGTCGGCATTCAGGGCCTTGCCCGATGCGCGTACCTTCTGTACCCAGGCATCAAACTGTTCCGGTGTTTCGGTGGCAATGGCATTGAACTTCATGCCGGAGAAGCCAGCACCGCTGTAGTTGGCGGAGAAGCCCTTGTAAGTACCTGCCTCGTTGGCTACCAGATGCAGCTTGGTTTCCATGCCGGCCATGGCGTAAATCTGGCCGCCCAGTTGCGGGATGAAGAAGGAGTTCATCGCCGCATCCGAGGTGATACGGAAGTTGACCGGCACATCCTTGGGGAAGGCGATCTGGTTGACCGTGGCAATATGCAGATCCGGATAGATGAACAGCCACTTCCAGTTCATGGCCACCACCTGCACGTTGATCGGCTTCTTGTCCGAATCCAGCGGACGGTACGGGTCCAGCTTGTGGGTGGTTTTCCAGGTCACCACCGCCAGACAGGCCACGATGATGATGGGAATGATCCAGACCACGGCCTCGATCTTGTTGGAGTGCGACCACTTGGGTGTGTAGATGGCGTCCTTGTTGCTGGCACGGTACTTCCAGGCAAACAGGAAAGTCATCACGATCACCGGAATGACAACCAGCAACATCAGCACGGTGGCCGTGATGATCAGGGACTTCTCATCCGCTGCAACCTGCCCTTTCGGGTCAAGAATGCCACCCTGACAACCGGTGAGCAGTGCAGTCACGACAGGAGAAAGCCCCCACAACAGGCGGGTGGGTCTAGAGTTTCTCATCATACGACTTTACGGGTTAAAGATTCCTTGCTCGCACTAGCGCGAGAGACCGTGTCCTGGCTGGTACAGCCGCGTCACGATCAGTGATGTCCAGGCGGGAAAGTCCCGCAGTCCGGGCCTGGCTCGCACACACGCAGCCCGGTCCAGGGTGAATACCGTCCGTAAATACTGTCGGTATGAGTGGTTTGGCTGCCGCAGGGCAGTACCAGGCATACCGCTGTAAGCCGTGCTGCCAGGCAGCACCAGCGTGGCGGGCCTTCTTGAAGAAAACACACCACACCACCACTTGCGAAGAAAGAGTCGAGCGGCCAAATGGCATGGGCTGACAAGCTTGCGTCAATTTGTCACAGTGGCGGGCGCGCTATTAAAAATCAGTTTCATTGCGCTTAGCAAGCAAGCGGCGCGCAGTTTGAGGAGCAAATACGCCTCAAAATGGTGCATATTTGATTTGCATCAAGGTCAATTAGCTCAACTTGTGGCTGACGCGACAACGATTTAAGCCATAAGCATTACTTGCGCGATGCAGCATTTGTGTCGTTACATTTTGTTACAAGAAAATGTCAGCGCACCAGCATCCTCCGGCAGTCCGCAAGCACAGCACTCCGTGCTTTGGGCATGAAAAAACCGCCGCTTGCAAGCAAGTCGGCGGCTGGTGAAATCCGGAGGCGGCAGATTCAGCGTTCGAGCGCCAGAATGGCCTCCAGGTCCTGATCCACCTTGCGCATGCGCTCGTACAGCTCGCCGGTACTGCCTACCATCTGATCCAACTGTTCCTGGCTACTATTGGACGAGGCAGTCAGTTTGCCCAGCAGCTCCACCACCTGCTGCATTTCACCGGCAAAGCTGCTGACATGCTCGCTCATCAGTCGCATATCCACGCCCACCTGGGCCACACCGCTCATCACATGTTCAACCGCACCACCGGTAGCATCCAGATTGGACTGGGTGTTATTAGCCAGTTTGCGCACTTCGTCCGCCACCACGGCAAAGCCGCGGCCAGCCTCACCGGCGCGGGCGGCCTCGATTGCCGCATTCAGTGCCAGAAGATTGGTCTGTTCGGCAATCTTCTTGATCATCAGCATCACGTCGCCAATCTGCCGGGCATCCTTTTCCAGTTCGACAATACGCAGGCTGACATTGGCCGAGGTCTTGTTGCCCTGTTCCACACTGCCGGAAAAACGGGAAATCTCGTTCTGGATGGCCACCAGATGGGTCACCAGTTCGGCAGAAGCCTGCCGGAACAGTGGCAGGCTTTCCATCAACTGACTGGCAAAGCTCTTGTAGCCCTGCAGTTCGTGAATCACCTGCGACTTCATCCGGTCGATGCACTGTGCCCGTGACACTTCCCTACTGTAAAAGTAGTTCTTGAAATTGGCATAGTGCACCGGGAAACGCTGGATGAAATCATCCTGGAAATTGTCCTGGGCGGGATAGAAGAACACGGCGGTCTGGGTCTGGTTGATATTCACCCCCAACAATTCACCAAACGAGGAAAAACCTGCCACCGGGATATCACCGTAGACATTGCTGCCGGCGAGCGCTGCACTGTTGTTGAGCCGGCGCAAGATACAGTCGTTGAGCAAGCCGCCAATCGCTTGCGGCTTGCCCTGGGTAAAGCGGGAAAAGTCGCTCTGGGTGCGTTCTACCAGACCCTCTTGCTTGAGCAGATGCAGCTCTTCGCCAAACGACAGGTCACAGGCAAAGTGCAATATCCCGCGCTCGGCATCCACGCTCAACACCGAGCGTACAAACATTTCATTCTTGATCTTGATGCCGAAGCTGAATTTGGCCAGCCGCTCAGCCACCTCGGCAGATCGACAGGAAAAATGGCGCGCCAACAC
The sequence above is drawn from the Aquitalea denitrificans genome and encodes:
- a CDS encoding methyl-accepting chemotaxis protein codes for the protein MKSQVIHELQGYKSFASQLMESLPLFRQASAELVTHLVAIQNEISRFSGSVEQGNKTSANVSLRIVELEKDARQIGDVMLMIKKIAEQTNLLALNAAIEAARAGEAGRGFAVVADEVRKLANNTQSNLDATGGAVEHVMSGVAQVGVDMRLMSEHVSSFAGEMQQVVELLGKLTASSNSSQEQLDQMVGSTGELYERMRKVDQDLEAILALER